ATCCAGCGTCTGGTGACAGTTTGTTTACAGGCTGTGATTAGTATTTGAAACAGATAGTTTATGTTGTCAGGTAGGCATTCTGTGTCACCTCCAATAAAAATAGTACatttaaaaggtatttttattttcaagatattttcaatatttttgagtATTTCTATCCAATAATGTCTTATAATTGTACAGTCCCAAAATATATGCCAGTGGTCGGGTTCTGTGTTTCCACATTGCCTCCAGCACTCAGGCTGCCCCTGGTTTGAGAGATTTTCTGTTTCGGTGTTATAAAACAGTGCATGTAAGCATTTCCAGTTAAATTCTCTCCATGAGTACAAATTGGTACATCTCCAAACTGTCATGCAGTAACTAGGCCATTTTTCTTCTgggattttcattttaatttccttttcccattttgttttcacatataaagttgaatgtgtttttttactcATAAGTCCCTTACATAACCGTGATATAATACCATTTTGGATTATTCCTAATATACCATTAGTATTTCTTTAAGCACTGGTTCCTGTTCATCTATATGTCTGATAGTTTCCTGATTAAGATAATGGCGTACTTGTAGGTATTTATAAAAATTCTGTCTTCCCAAGTTATAAATCGTTTAAAGTGTTTGAAAGTCTTTTATTTGTCCTTCATCCATTAATgagaaatgtgttgttttgcCTTTAGATGTTCAACTACAGAATCCTGTATCTgtttgatttggtttaaaatcaGGATCGTAAGCGTGTCATGTAGTTTATATTCCTGTTTAACATCTGTCCAGATCTTTAATTGGGATCTTATCCAaggattttcatttttgagttTAATCTGTTCTAAATCTTTATTCCCACAGATTGCCTGTAAGGGGGTGTCTGGAGATAGAGCCAATTCAATATCCTTCCATCGGGCGTTGTAGTTTTTATTACAAAGGTTTATCAGTGGCTTAATTTGTGCAGAATAGAAGTAGTTCTTTAACTGTGGTACATTTCTTTTGAAAGCTGTAGTGTTTTAAATCTAATTCTCTGCGTTTTTCCCCAAGATATAGAAATCTGGAAAGCATTATGTCCCACTCTATAAATTGCTTTCTTGTAATTTCTCCCTGTGGGGcttgaaacaagaaaatgaatTTTGGTAGTAGGTTCATTTTGACAGATTCAATTCTTTGGGTTAAACCCATGAAGGGTGACAGTCCATCGTTGTATATCCAGTCTAATTTTGGTCAGAAGATCTTAGCTATAGTGGTTGTATCTTTGGGGATCAGAACCCCAAGGTATTTCAATACAGTTTGGTCCCATTAAAGTTTTAGTTCGACCCACAAAGAATTTGGTGGATTATAAGTAAATGTCAAtatctgtgatttttttcacattcaatTTATATCCTGCAAATTCACCAAAGCTTCTCAAGCTCTCAAATAATGTAGGCAGCGACGTGCTTGGTTCGCTAATTTATAACAACACATCATCCGCATATAGCGCCACTTTGTGTGCTTCACCAGAAATGTTTATACTCTTGATATTGTCAGTTTGCCTAATTAGTTGGGCGAACGGTTCCATGAAAAGGCCAAATAGTAATGGAGCGAGTCCACATCCTCGTCTCGTTCCTTGTTCTAATTCAAAGGTATTTGAAAGATGTCCATTGATTTTTATCTGTGCAGTTGGTTTTTTGTATAGTGACCTGATTACGTCAATAAAATTGGAGTGGAAACCAAACTTCTCGAGTTCTTTATATAGAAAGTCCCAGCTTACTGTATCCAGAGCTTCTTCAGCATCGCGGCTGATCACTGCAGATGGTGTTTGGCAGTTTTGAATGTGGTTCAGGATATGCAGTGTGTGACGGATATAATCATGGGTTTGTCTCTGTGGGATAAAACCGGTCTGATTGGCCTGAATAAGTTCTGGGAGGATCTCCTGTATTCTCCTTGAGAGAATTGATGTGAATAAtttataatcaatattaagaacaGAGATAGGTCTGTAGGACCTGCAGCTCAGATGGTCCTTTCCTTCTTTTGGAATAACAGATACTGTAGCCTGTTTCCATGTTGGTGGCATTTTACCCTTTTTCAGAGCCATGTTAAACATTTGAAGGAGGAATGGTGATAACTCTGACTTAAATTGCTTTTGGACGGAAATCCGTCCGGACCAGgagatttgtttgtttaatctttGTAATGGCGTAAGAGAGATCCCGCTCTGTGATATTCTGTGCTATTAATCTTTGATTTTGATCACACGACAGAACAGGTAGGTTCAGTTGTTCAAGGAATTGTTTAATTTGCTGCGATCTTTTAAGCTTGGTTGTGTGTATAATTGTTTATAGTAAGTTTGAAAAGCTTGttggatttcattttatttatatacacaCCTCTCAGAATTTGGGTCCcttattttatatattgtgttttctgcttgttggtttttaaattttctccCAAAGAGTTTTGCTAATTTGGCTCTCGATTCATAATATCTCTGTTTAGTATAAATCATCTTTTTTCGTATTTCTTGTAAATACATTGCATTAAGTTTATTTCTTAATACTTTAAGCTTTATATGAtgttctggttttagttcttaTGTTTTGTCTCAaccgtttttattttgttgtttaattctGATAGTTTTAATTGGTTTGCTCTCTTTCTTTGGACACAGAAAGATATAATTTTTACCTCCCATAACCACTTTTAGTGCATCCCAAACTATTTCTGGACTAACCTCTCcgttattgttttcttttaaaaatgtgtttatgtcaGATTTGATTAGTTTCGTAAATTGGAAGTCATTCAGTCAGACAGTATACTCGTATTTAATCTCCATTGTGTACTTTTAGGCTCCTCATCTaattttaaagttaataatAGGGGGCATGATCAGAGAGGTCAATGTTGCCAATCTCACAGTTATTAATCTTATGACAATCTCTTTTAACAGTAAAGAAATAACCTATTCTAGAGTATACCATATGTTCATGAGAGAAATGAGTATAATCACGGGTTGTTGGATATAAACTCCTACAGATATCTATAACACCATATTCTGATATGGGATTATATTCAGCTATGGATTAAGTCTTATTTCCCAAACTCCTCCACAAATAAGTATACGAGTTTATTGTCCCATTAAATCAAAGGTGAcagtttctctgcagacatctggaacctgatggaagaaacatttttaaaaaataaatatgagagttCAGAGTTACCTGAGCAGATGACCTCATGGctcttattattgttttcatcataaggtaaacatttctttaatgcAGATCCTGACTGGAAACAGCCAGAATAGATCTCCCAAACTGGTCTCTTTGAAGCTTCCTCTGAATTTCTTgctgaaacagcagaaccacagtccagtttagcacaaactgcagcagctgagttCATGTCCCAGTAATGATACCAAACATCCACTGGTCTCCACTCTTCTTGATGTAACATCTCCAGTCTCCCGGCACATCGGCTGGCCTCTCCCACCAACCTGAAGTTGTCTTGAtctgagcagagacagagagttcattaatgaaggaagtgaagcagtgaacagcagcaggtctgcagatcctcctctacctgaacaggtgagtccaacagcttgaccaggtgagcagctgtttctacctgaactcttcctgctgctgcagttcagcagagcagactcactgccttcacacaggaactctctgctccccactggagcctctgcttctccataaagcgccccctggtggactgaAGGAGGCCCACAGCCAATCTCCCTGCAGACCACCTCTGCATAATGCAGGTCAAagtctttttcacacactgaggaCCACGACTGGTTGGTCTTCACCTCCAGTCTGCCTGAGCACCGGTTGGTCCCTTGAACCAGCCTGACTGAGTCTgtggatgcagaaagaaaaaaggtttaaaatatttcagaacttTACTTTTATAGATCCACATGGAAACATCTCTgagtttgattaaattaaaggCCAAGAAAACCAAACTAGAAAAACTCAGAGCATCAAAGGTGAAGTGAAACCGACTGTACCTGGAATtttatcattcatttttatttctgctgaatttatcatatttttgggacataaacatgttaataaactcaataaatgtAAAGCAAACTTTACAATCTGgtattgtttgtatttcagttgatttaaaaattaatttggcAAAATGGCtgaacagcgccccctagaTCAGCCAGGCCAACAAccataacaaacaaaaagttttccTGCTATTTTCACTAACAACAGGAAGTCCACCATTTTGGATCAAAAgtcattttctgttaatttccaggttttgaaaatgtctgatttcctTGAACTCCTCCTGGGATTTTGATGCATCAACTTCAAAGCAGCAGagattaaaagttattaaaatgatgagtttttgttcatctatgtggctaaactgaaaactttatctggatatttaaattattttagtttctctcTCCTCAAGGTTTCAGGTTCTTAGTTAAAGGTGacggtttctctgcagacatctggaacctgatggaagaaacattttaaaagaaataaatatgagagttCAGAGTTACCTGAGCAAATGAACTCAAGGCTCTGATCACTGTTTTCATCATAAGGTAAACAGTTCTTTAATGTAGATCCTGACTTCCAACAGTCAGAACTGATCCTCCAAACTGGTCTCTCTGAAGCTTCCTTTGAATTTCTTgctgaaacagcagaaccacagtccagtccagcacaaactgcagcaactgAGTTCATGTCCCAGTAACTATACCAAACAGCCACTGGTCTCCACTCTTCATGATGTAACATCTCCAGTCTCCCGGCACATCGGCTGGCCTCTCCCACCAACCTGAAGTTGTCTTGAtctgagcagagacagagagttcattaatgaaggaagtgaagcagtgaacagcagcaggtctgcagatcctcctctacctgaacaggtgagtccaacagcttgaccaggtgagcagctgtttctacctgaactcttcctgctgctgcagtccagcagagcagactcactgccttcacacaggaactctctgctccccactggagcctctgcttctccatagagcgccccctggtggactgaAGGAGGCCCACAGCCAATCTCCCTGCAGACCACCTCTGCATCCTGCAGGTCAAagtctttttcacacactgaggaCCACGACTGGTCGGTCTTCACCTCCAGTCTGCCTGAGCACCGGTTGGTCCCTTGAACCAGCCTGACTGAGTCTgtggatgcagaaagaaaaaaggtttaaaatatttcagaactttattttatagatacacatggaaacatctctgagtttgataaaaataaaggcCAAGAAAACCAAACTAGAAAAACTCAGAGCATCAAAGGTGAAGTGAAACCGACTGTACCTGGAATtttatcattcatttttatttctgcttaatttatcatatttttgggacataaacatgttaataaatacaataaatgtaaatcaaaCTTCACAATCtggaagtgtttgtttttcagttgatttaaaaataaatttggcaaATTGGCTGGACAGCGCCCCCTAGATCAGCCAGGCCAACAACCAtaacaaacaaaaggttttcctggcattttctctaaaaacaggaagtccaCCATTTTGTATCAAAGTTAATTTTCTGtagattttcatgttttgaaaatgtctgatttcctTGAACTCCTCCTGGGATTTTGATGCATCGACTTCAAAGCAGCAGAgattaaaatttattaaaatgatgagtttttgttcatctatgtggctaaactgaaaactttatctggatatttaaattattttagtttctttctcCTCAAGGTTTCAGGTTCTTAGTTAAAGGTGacggtttctctgcagacatctggaacctgatggaagaaacattttaaaagaaataaatatgagagttCAGAGTTACCTGAGCAAATGAACTCAAGGCTCTGATCACTGTTTTCATCATAAGGTAAACAGTTCTTTAATGTAGATCCTGACTTCCAACAGTCAGAACTGATCCTCCAAACTGGTCTCTCTGAAGCTTCCTTTGAATTTCTTgctgaaacagcagaaccacagtccagttcagcacaaactgcagcaactgAGTTCATGTTCCAGTAACTATACCAAACATCCACTGGTCTCCACTCTTTTTGTTGTAACATCTCCAGTCTCCCGGCACATCGGCTGGCCTCTCCCACCAACCTGAAGTTGTCTTGAtctgagcagagacagagagttcattaatgaaggaagtgaagcagtgaacagcagcaggtctgcagatcctcctctacctgaacaggtgagtccaacagcttgaccaggtgagcagctgtttctacctgaactcttcctgctgctgcagttcagcagagcagactcactgccttcacacaggaactctctgctccccactggagcctctgcttctccatagagcgccccctggtggactgaAGGAGGCCCACAGCCAATCTCCCTGCAGACCACCTCTGCATCCTGCAGGTCAAagtctttttcacacactgaggaCCACGACTGGTCGGTCTTCACCTCCAGTCTGCCTGAGCACCGGTTGGTCCCTTGAACCAGCCTGACTGAGTCTgtggatgcagaaagaaaaaaggtttaaaatatttcagaacttTACTTTTATAGATCCACATGGAAACATCTCTgagtttgattaaattaaaggCCAAGAAAACCAAACTAGAAAAACTCAGAGCATCAAAGGTGAAGTGAAACCGACTGTACCTGGAATtttatcattcatttttatttctgctgaatttatcatatttttgggacataaacatgttaataaactcaataaatgtAAAGCAAACTTTACAATCTGgtattgtttgtatttcagttgatttaaaaattaatttggcAAAATGGCtgaacagcgccccctagaTCAGCCAGGCCAACAAccataacaaacaaaaagttttccTGCTATTTTCACTAACAACAGGAAGTCCACCATTTTGGATCAAAAgtcattttctgttaatttccaggttttgaaaatgtctgatttcctTGAACTCCTCCTGGGATTTTGATGCATCGACTTCAAAGCAGCAGAgattaaaatttattaaaatgatgagtttttgttcatctatgtggctaaactgaaaactttatctggatatttaaattattttagtttctctcTCCTCAAGGTTTCAGGTTCTTAGTTAAAGGTGacggtttctctgcagacatctggaacctgatggaagaaacattttaaaagtaataaatatgaGAGTTCAGAGTTACCTGAGCAGATGAACTCATGGCTCTGATCATTGTTTTCATCCTCAGGTAAACAGTTCTTTAATGCAGATCCTGATTGGAAACAGTCAGACCAGATCCTCCAAACTGGTCTCTCTGAAGCTTCCTTTGAATTTCTTgctgaaacagcagaaccacagtccagtttagcacaaactgcagcaactgAGTTCATGTCCCAGTAATGAGACCAAACAGTCACTGGTCTCCACTCTTCATGATGTATCATCTCCAGTCTCCCAGCACATCGGCTGGCCTCTCCCACCAACCTGATGTTGTCTTGATgtgagcagagacagagagttcattaatgaaggaagtgaagcagtgaacagcagcaggtctgcagatcctcctctacctgaacaggtgagtccaacagcttgaccaggtgagcagctgtttctacctgaactcttcctgctgctgcagttcagcagagcagactcactgccttcacacaggaactctctgctccccactggagcctctgcttctccatagagcgccccctggtggactgaAGGAGGCCCACAGCCAATCTCCCTGCAGACCACCTCTGCATCCTGCAGGTCAAAGTCTTTTTCACACACGGAGGACCACGACTGGTTGGTCTTCACCTCCAGTCTGCCTGAGCACCGGTTGGTCCCTTGAACCAGCCTGACTGAGTCTgtggatgcagaaagaaaaaagtttcttcaacattttcactgaatttGGTTCCAGTTTGTTCAGCAAAGCTCCAATACAGAGCAGACTCTGTGTGGAGGAACGAACCAACTGGTGGAGAACGGGTGGAGAGGGGAGCTGggcagagttttgttttttttaaatctactgtTTAATATTCTTTACACTTTTAGCATCTGCTTATACTGCAGGCCGGCCCTGGAGATGGGTGGGAAAAAAACTtaagacaaacagagaaaattacACTACAACATCACAAAGAACCTATGAATtatcaattattaatatttcatcctTGTCTTCTACAAAGCAAATGTGAGAACAGATTTAATCACAGAATAATAGAAAACTATAatctttttacactttaaacttaaTTTGTGGAGGAAGTTCAATATTTGATCAGCTTCTTCTCAATGACATTGAGGTTTTTATAACCCTGAATCTGCTCCACTGGTTCCCCTTTAATCTAATCAAACTTCATTAAATCACtaacctggtaaaaaccagccactCTGTAACTACACTTTGATTCATCCAGAGAGTCTGGACTGTGTTGAGCTTTTAAATTTCACCCAGTTGCTAACGTTTGTCCATGACATGCAATGCACCAGATCCACACTAAGAAGTTTACTGGAAGTTTCCTGGGCCgtaaacatgtagaaaaaatcAATTACCAAGCACTGTTAGATggaatcactcaatcaggtttactagcatattgtgcacaatacagagaacATATAAGAGGATCAATAGTGAAACATTTCCGATTGAAAACTCTTTCAGGCAGAGACAGCaggagttttataccaaggctGAGGGAGAGACGCTCTGGTTCtcatgcagctgcaggaaaacatctcCCAACCTTGTGCTTGCAACCCAAACAGCTTCATTTGGTGAGAATCACTAGCATTTAGAATGAAGACAATACAACCAGCAGATATTACCTTACAATAATTTGTCCACCACAAAACAGAGAAGAGCCGTTaaagttaattcaatatttggaagtgtggccacCATGGACTGAACTTCCTCCACtgcattgctaaaactacagagactatgtttctaaaataacagaaaataaatcatcgttcaaacttctccttctgttcgctgattggtccGGTAGAAAATCTACCAGAGTGAATCCAGGTGAAGTGGAAGAAGCCCAGACTGAGCTGGAAGTGAGAATTTTTTTACAGTGGAGTTGGAAGCAgaacaggaaggcaatggccaggatATGAAATCACCTGAACAGACGATCTCTACATTGTCGTCCTCATCTTTTTGTAACGACACCACAGATCCACAGTGGAGCTGTCTGCAAGTTCCAGCTGCTGATGTAAAGTTCCAGTTCCAATCAGTCACTGGTTCCCAGTCTCCCCGATTCTTCTTCTCCAGTCTGCCAACACAGCGCCTCCTTCCTGCTACCAGTCTGAGTTCATCAGACAGCGCTGGAAGAAACAACATTTACATGTTGGgttacaaaaagcaaagacagattTAGGATGTGTTGACAGGATCCTGTTGATCGTGTTTATTTGatcttctcttgtttcttcctcctgttAGAGGCAGAGCTATCATGGATGGTTCTGATCAAAGCATCTTTATGttggaatggcctagttaaagcccAGACCTAAATGTTATTTACACTATGTAGTAAGAcctgaaatgtttcttattattcaccttttctactcatttatattttatgtctttactGAAACCAACCAAAGttaaattcattgtttttgtgtaaaaagttGTCAAATCCAAcagattctgattctgaatgCAGAGCAATCAGAATCAGAGCAGCTCATCTAACCTTGTAGATGAGCTGGTAGATAACTTCCATCGTAAAATTTCAGATGTCATTGATTTCTTTGCCTAAATTAAAGTGAAGGTCGTGTCTGGTAGGAACAAACCTCCAtggaaaaatgtgcaaacatttagatctgcaagacaattTAGCCGTAGGGCCGAACGTAAATGGAGTAAAACTCAACTTTGTTTATTATGAAATCTATTAAGAAAGACTGTGAAGCTATCACTccacactaaaacatgcaaaggaaacattctttgcagaaatgagaaacaaaaacatgaacaatgaTTGAGCTTTATTTGCCACAGTTGACAGGCTGACAAACCACCTGACCTGCAATCAAACTCGGCCTGCAATGAATTTGCCAAATACGctgcagagaaaattaaaaatatgagagGGTCAACATTCACTGCCACACAAAATCTAATATGGATGCTATGCCCAAAGATAATAACACCCACAACTTTTCTacagaaagtcctgcctgtcaTTTCATCTGATCTGATTCAAATATTAAACTCTTTGCTCTCATCaggttttttcccccagcagttttcaaaccactgatataaaaaataaaacgatCTGGACAAATCattactgcagaattacaggccgatctccaacctttCATCCATcagctaaattattgaaaagctGTTTCAACAATTAACTCTGCAAAACAACCGAAactctgagttcctttaaatctggactaaaaacccagctggtcagatttgctttagaaacataataaatgaaacactgaacaacattttgatgtgtaacgaCGACACTTTGACAAAATGTACTGTTTACTGGTTTACTGTGTGGTGTCTTTaggactttttgtgtttttatgtcgtaaagcactttgaaccgccttggtgctgaaatgtgctttacaaataaactgatcgattggttgattgattctAATCTACAGCAGGCGAGTTCCACATCCTGCCTGAGACACTCCCACGTCAGACGGAGCTCAAACGTTTTCACCAACACAACCAGCGGTACCAGAAGCCGGTCCAATGACCGTGGTGCTACTGGGCTCGGTTGGCCAGCAAACGGGCCTGACCAGAACCTCATAGAGAACCTGTGGAgccaagaggaagatgagagaatTCATGCAGAAGGAGCCATTTTATGTGGCTCCACCTGTTTACTGCGCAGATTCAGCGCTGGTGCagagtttctgcagcttctccttatcaatcaatcaatcagatttattttatagcacatttcagcaacaaggcagttcaaagtgctttacatcataaaaacacaaaaaccaacaattCTTGATTTTATTGGCTCCTTAGCAGCAAGTAGACAATATAAACATCACTAACTGTGTAGCAGCAGCTCTATGATCTGAGACTAGAaacagtttccagttttttgtttgtaaaatttaacatgtttatcagtcgatcatttttaatttgaactctAGTGAatattagtgtttttgtttgaaagtgGAGTCCTACctgagctgcagagacacagaagcagcatcagagctgtTTGGTCCATGTTTCCTCTGGATGTGGAGTGAAGCTTCGTCTCTTGATGTGATCAGGATGTGGCTCCAAACTCTGAACACTTCCtactttaagcttttttatCTGCTACTTCCTGAACGTCACAGTTCAGGTCTTTGGCTGCTTTCAGAGACAACGCCTCCTTCCTAGGAGCTGATCATGAAGATGGGTTCATACTGGGCCTACTGGGATTCAGGGGTTTCACCAGTCTCTGTTGTTCCTGTGTTTAAATCAGGCTTTGTTCTGCATGTGGCCGGCGTCAAGAAAACCCGAGCTCATCCCagttccccatgctggagattttagtttaacagtaataataaataaagttgcctttaaaattaatcacacaagtgacatctaggcccaacattAGAATTAAACttgaataaaatcaatctggttgtgtgtgtgttgtttttgtctcctgcaaactttgctttaattctatttatttttttctatctaatcataagaaatcatagtcagacagagaaaGTCATGAGACAGGAAGAGCAGGTTTCctgaaaaaagaggaagtaagttccCAGCTTGCAGATTCATCAAAATAGTTgagagactattccttatttcaaagcatgaaagttttaaagaataaagtgtaaacattttgagtaattggataagattcaaaataaaatacttatatttcAT
Above is a window of Xiphophorus hellerii strain 12219 chromosome 18, Xiphophorus_hellerii-4.1, whole genome shotgun sequence DNA encoding:
- the LOC116707539 gene encoding scavenger receptor cysteine-rich type 1 protein M130-like isoform X5 codes for the protein MIHHEEWRPVTVWSHYWDMNSVAAVCAKLDCGSAVSARNSKEASERPVWRIWSDCFQSGSALKNCLPEDENNDQSHEFICSDSVRLVQGTNRCSGRLEVKTDQSWSSVCEKDFDLQDAEVVCREIGCGPPSVHQGALYGEAEAPVGSREFLCEGSESALLNCSSRKSSGRNSCSPGQAVGLTCSDNFRLVGEASRCAGRLEMLHHEEWRPVAVWYSYWDMNSVAAVCAGLDCGSAVSARNSKEASERPVWRISSDCWKSGSTLKNCLPYDENSDQSLEFICSGNSELSYLFLLKCFFHQVPDVCRETVTFN
- the LOC116707539 gene encoding scavenger receptor cysteine-rich type 1 protein M130-like isoform X4, with translation MIHHEEWRPVTVWSHYWDMNSVAAVCAKLDCGSAVSARNSKEASERPVWRIWSDCFQSGSALKNCLPEDENNDQSHEFICSDSVRLVQGTNRCSGRLEVKTDQSWSSVCEKDFDLQDAEVVCREIGCGPPSVHQGALYGEAEAPVGSREFLCEGSESALLNCSSRKSSGRNSCSPGQAVGLTCSDQDNFRLVGEASRCAGRLEMLQQKEWRPVDVWYSYWNMNSVAAVCAELDCGSAVSARNSKEASERPVWRISSDCWKSGSTLKNCLPYDENSDQSLEFICSGNSELSYLFLLKCFFHQVPDVCRETVTFN
- the LOC116707539 gene encoding scavenger receptor cysteine-rich type 1 protein M130-like isoform X2, whose protein sequence is MDQTALMLLLCLCSSALSDELRLVAGRRRCVGRLEKKNRGDWEPVTDWNWNFTSAAGTCRQLHCGSVVSLQKDEDDNVEIVCSDSVRLVQGTNRCSGRLEVKTNQSWSSVCEKDFDLQDAEVVCREIGCGPPSVHQGALYGEAEAPVGSREFLCEGSESALLNCSSRKSSGRNSCSPGQAVGLTCSDQDNFRLVGEASRCAGRLEMLHHEEWRPVAVWYSYWDMNSVAAVCAGLDCGSAVSARNSKEASERPVWRISSDCWKSGSTLKNCLPYDENSDQSLEFICSGNSELSYLFLLKCFFHQVPDVCRETVTFN
- the LOC116707539 gene encoding scavenger receptor cysteine-rich type 1 protein M130-like isoform X1, giving the protein MDQTALMLLLCLCSSALSDELRLVAGRRRCVGRLEKKNRGDWEPVTDWNWNFTSAAGTCRQLHCGSVVSLQKDEDDNVEIVCSDSVRLVQGTNRCSGRLEVKTNQSWSSVCEKDFDLQDAEVVCREIGCGPPSVHQGALYGEAEAPVGSREFLCEGSESALLNCSSRKSSGRNSCSPGQAVGLTCSDQDNFRLVGEASRCAGRLEMLQQKEWRPVDVWYSYWNMNSVAAVCAELDCGSAVSARNSKEASERPVWRISSDCWKSGSTLKNCLPYDENSDQSLEFICSGNSELSYLFLLKCFFHQVPDVCRETVTFN
- the LOC116707539 gene encoding scavenger receptor cysteine-rich type 1 protein M130-like isoform X3 codes for the protein MDQTALMLLLCLCSSALSDELRLVAGRRRCVGRLEKKNRGDWEPVTDWNWNFTSAAGTCRQLHCGSVVSLQKDEDDNVEIVCSDSVRLVQGTNRCSGRLEVKTNQSWSSVCEKDFDLQDAEVVCREIGCGPPSVHQGALYGEAEAPVGSREFLCEGSESALLNCSSRKSSGRNSCSPGQAVGLTCSDNFRLVGEASRCAGRLEMLQQKEWRPVDVWYSYWNMNSVAAVCAELDCGSAVSARNSKEASERPVWRISSDCWKSGSTLKNCLPYDENSDQSLEFICSGNSELSYLFLLKCFFHQVPDVCRETVTFN